One segment of Tamlana crocina DNA contains the following:
- a CDS encoding OmpA family protein, translating to MRKILLLSVSSMIFLSSCVSKKLYTDLQAKQKETQDLLNSATVKLNSCLEERASATARSQALEEQVEDLRNYNDNLQVLTAKGASNIEKTLESMKEKDLKITRLQDALTKKDSVTLALVTSLKREVGINDPDIEVNVEKGVVYISIADKLLFQSGSYLVTSRAKEVLGKVATVVNGKPDFECMVEGHTDSRSYSKPPLLDNWDLSVKRATSVVRELQELGVSPGRLVAAGRSSYVPVADNDTAENRAKNRRTRILVLPKIDQFYDMIEKEMKNLAAGNN from the coding sequence ATGAGAAAAATTTTATTGCTTAGTGTATCTTCAATGATATTCTTAAGTTCATGTGTATCAAAAAAATTATATACCGATCTTCAAGCCAAACAAAAGGAAACTCAAGACCTTTTAAATTCTGCTACGGTTAAATTAAACTCTTGCTTGGAAGAAAGAGCTTCCGCTACCGCCAGATCTCAAGCTTTGGAAGAGCAAGTTGAAGATTTAAGAAACTACAACGACAACCTACAAGTACTTACTGCTAAAGGCGCTTCAAACATTGAGAAGACTTTAGAAAGTATGAAAGAAAAAGATTTAAAAATCACCCGTTTACAAGACGCCCTTACAAAAAAGGACAGTGTTACTTTAGCTTTAGTAACCAGCTTAAAGCGAGAGGTTGGCATCAACGACCCAGATATTGAGGTTAACGTTGAAAAAGGCGTGGTTTACATTTCTATTGCCGATAAACTTTTATTCCAAAGTGGAAGCTACTTAGTTACCTCTAGAGCTAAAGAAGTTTTAGGAAAAGTTGCTACAGTTGTTAACGGAAAACCAGATTTTGAATGTATGGTTGAAGGACACACCGATAGCAGATCTTACAGCAAGCCACCCTTGTTGGATAACTGGGATTTAAGTGTAAAACGTGCTACATCTGTGGTTAGAGAACTACAAGAATTAGGCGTTAGCCCAGGCCGTTTGGTAGCTGCCGGACGTAGTTCTTACGTACCTGTTGCAGATAACGATACTGCCGAAAACAGAGCTAAAAACAGACGTACTCGTATTTTGGTATTACCAAAAATCGATCAGTTTTACGATATGATCGAAAAAGAAATGAAAAATTTAGCTGCAGGTAACAACTAA
- a CDS encoding glycosyltransferase family 2 protein: MNIAIVILNWNGKALLEQFLPSVVEHSKEATVYVADNASTDDSVAFVEKEFPSVKIIKNAENGGYAKGYNDALKHVEADVFCLLNSDVEVTQNWLQPVIDTFKTHPNTAIIQPKLLDFKKKDHFEYAGAAGGFIDKFGYPYCRGRIFNTVEKDSGQYDDVSEIFWASGACLFVRSHVFDELNGFDEHFFAHMEEIDLCWRAKNLGYSVKYVGASAVYHVGGATLSNSNPKKTFLNFRNSLFALTKNATSPILVKIGVRLILDGVAGMKFLLEQKPRHLFSILKAHFSFYKSLGRLLQQRKATVTKTKYYQKTSIVFSYFIKGNKYYKKP; encoded by the coding sequence ATGAACATTGCCATTGTTATATTAAATTGGAATGGAAAAGCGCTATTGGAGCAGTTTTTGCCTTCGGTGGTTGAGCATTCAAAAGAAGCCACGGTTTATGTGGCCGACAATGCCTCGACCGACGATTCCGTGGCTTTTGTTGAAAAAGAATTTCCATCAGTAAAAATTATAAAAAATGCCGAAAATGGGGGGTATGCCAAAGGTTACAACGATGCTCTGAAGCATGTTGAAGCTGATGTGTTCTGTCTATTGAACAGCGATGTGGAAGTAACCCAAAATTGGTTGCAACCTGTAATAGATACTTTTAAAACGCACCCCAACACAGCCATTATCCAACCCAAATTATTGGATTTCAAAAAGAAAGACCATTTTGAATATGCCGGTGCTGCTGGAGGTTTTATCGATAAATTTGGTTATCCGTATTGCCGTGGACGTATTTTTAATACTGTTGAAAAAGATTCGGGACAGTATGACGACGTTTCCGAAATTTTTTGGGCCTCAGGTGCCTGTCTGTTTGTGAGAAGCCATGTGTTTGATGAATTAAACGGCTTTGACGAACATTTTTTTGCCCACATGGAAGAAATCGATTTGTGTTGGCGGGCCAAAAACCTAGGTTATTCAGTAAAATATGTAGGCGCTTCAGCGGTTTATCATGTTGGTGGAGCCACGTTAAGCAATTCCAACCCCAAAAAAACGTTTTTAAATTTCCGGAACAGTCTATTTGCCTTGACCAAAAATGCGACTAGCCCTATTCTTGTAAAAATTGGAGTTCGCCTAATTCTTGACGGCGTGGCAGGAATGAAATTTCTATTGGAGCAAAAGCCACGGCACCTCTTTTCAATTTTAAAAGCACATTTTAGTTTTTATAAAAGTCTAGGGAGGCTACTACAACAAAGAAAAGCAACTGTAACCAAAACTAAATATTACCAAAAAACTTCGATTGTTTTCAGCTATTTCATCAAAGGAAACAAATATTATAAAAAGCCTTAA
- a CDS encoding type I restriction enzyme HsdR N-terminal domain-containing protein has translation MQALNFPQYSFRFKNKENKVSIFDGIRKKFVVLQPEEWVRQHCIQYLIEGKSFPKSLINVEKELTINNLKKRYDIVVFNPNGSIHLIVECKAPSVTIDQSTFDQIARYNLELNATYLMVTNGLNHYFCQMDFENERYQFLKNIPDYTP, from the coding sequence TTGCAAGCACTCAATTTTCCGCAGTATTCATTTCGATTCAAAAATAAAGAAAATAAAGTTTCTATTTTTGATGGTATCCGTAAAAAGTTCGTGGTTTTGCAACCCGAAGAATGGGTAAGGCAGCATTGCATCCAATATCTTATTGAAGGGAAAAGTTTTCCAAAATCGTTGATTAACGTTGAAAAAGAGCTGACCATCAACAATTTGAAAAAACGTTACGACATTGTGGTGTTCAACCCCAACGGAAGTATCCATTTAATTGTGGAATGCAAAGCGCCTTCCGTTACTATTGACCAATCTACGTTCGACCAAATTGCGCGGTATAATTTAGAATTGAATGCCACTTATTTAATGGTCACCAACGGACTGAATCATTATTTTTGCCAAATGGATTTTGAAAACGAACGCTACCAATTCTTAAAAAATATCCCCGATTATACCCCATGA
- the holA gene encoding DNA polymerase III subunit delta, protein MDEVKQLVTDIKNRKLKPIYFLMGEEPYYIDRISDFIEDTVLSEEERGFNQMVLYGRDVAVEDIVGHAKRFPMMAEYQVVIIKEAQDLSRTIEKLAKYAENPQPTTVLVVNYKYKRIDKRKALYKTLKKTGVVYESKKLYENQVADWIRRVLSPKKYDISPKAAQMLVEFLGTDLSKINNELEKLQIILPKGTQITPEHIEENIGISKDYNNFELRKAVGERNAAKAFKIVKYFGENPKDNPMVVTVSLLFNFFSQLLQFHGLKDKSPRSVASALKINPYFVNEYIDAARNYPMRKVSMVVATLREFDVKGKGVGANAVPQGDLLKELLVRILN, encoded by the coding sequence TTGGACGAAGTAAAACAGTTGGTTACCGACATAAAAAACAGAAAACTGAAACCTATTTATTTTTTAATGGGCGAAGAGCCCTATTATATAGACCGGATTTCAGATTTTATTGAAGATACCGTTTTAAGCGAGGAAGAGCGGGGTTTTAATCAAATGGTGCTCTACGGTCGCGATGTTGCCGTTGAGGATATTGTGGGCCATGCCAAGCGTTTCCCGATGATGGCCGAATACCAAGTGGTGATTATAAAAGAGGCACAAGATTTGTCGCGAACCATCGAAAAATTGGCTAAATATGCCGAAAATCCTCAGCCCACAACAGTTTTGGTGGTAAACTATAAGTATAAAAGAATTGATAAACGGAAGGCACTTTATAAAACCCTTAAAAAAACTGGGGTAGTTTACGAAAGTAAAAAGCTTTATGAAAATCAGGTGGCCGATTGGATCCGCCGCGTATTATCGCCTAAAAAATATGATATATCCCCAAAAGCTGCTCAAATGTTGGTGGAATTTTTGGGCACCGATTTGAGCAAGATTAACAATGAACTTGAGAAACTTCAAATCATTCTGCCGAAAGGCACGCAGATTACTCCCGAGCACATAGAAGAAAACATTGGGATAAGTAAGGATTATAACAATTTTGAGCTTCGGAAGGCCGTAGGCGAACGAAATGCAGCTAAAGCGTTTAAAATTGTAAAGTATTTTGGTGAAAACCCAAAGGATAACCCCATGGTTGTAACGGTATCTCTGTTATTCAATTTCTTTTCGCAACTGTTGCAGTTTCATGGATTGAAGGATAAGTCACCTCGCAGTGTAGCTTCAGCGCTAAAAATCAATCCTTATTTTGTAAACGAATATATTGATGCGGCACGAAATTACCCTATGCGGAAAGTCAGTATGGTAGTGGCTACCCTAAGAGAGTTTGATGTTAAAGGAAAAGGGGTAGGCGCCAATGCAGTACCGCAGGGCGATTTGTTAAAGGAACTTTTGGTTCGTATTTTAAATTAA
- the ung gene encoding uracil-DNA glycosylase, whose protein sequence is MDVTIHESWKPHLQEEFGKPYFNNLAEFVKAEYKKHQCFPPGPEIFNAFNHCHFDDVKVVIIGQDPYHGPGQANGLCFSVADGVSHPPSLINIFKEIETDLGVAYPTSGNLERWAKQGVLLLNATLTVRAHQAGSHQNKGWETFTDAVIKLISSEKENVVFLLWGGFAKKKAKLIDAKKHNILNSGHPSPLSANRGYWFGNKHFSLANQYLESKGKAKVNW, encoded by the coding sequence ATGGATGTTACTATTCACGAGAGTTGGAAACCTCATTTACAAGAGGAATTCGGTAAACCTTACTTTAATAACCTAGCGGAGTTTGTAAAAGCAGAGTATAAAAAACATCAATGTTTTCCACCAGGACCTGAAATTTTTAACGCGTTTAACCATTGCCATTTTGACGACGTAAAAGTGGTGATTATTGGTCAGGACCCCTATCACGGACCCGGCCAAGCCAATGGCTTATGTTTTTCGGTAGCCGATGGTGTTTCACATCCACCTTCACTTATTAATATTTTTAAAGAGATAGAAACCGATTTGGGTGTAGCATATCCAACCAGTGGTAATTTAGAGCGTTGGGCGAAGCAAGGGGTGCTATTGCTAAACGCTACTTTAACGGTTAGAGCACATCAAGCGGGAAGCCATCAAAATAAAGGCTGGGAAACCTTTACCGATGCCGTGATTAAATTAATAAGTTCAGAGAAAGAGAATGTGGTGTTCTTGCTTTGGGGCGGATTTGCCAAGAAAAAAGCAAAATTAATTGATGCTAAAAAGCATAATATTTTAAACTCTGGTCATCCTTCACCTTTAAGTGCTAATAGGGGGTACTGGTTTGGAAATAAGCACTTTAGTTTGGCTAACCAATACTTAGAATCAAAAGGAAAGGCGAAAGTGAATTGGTAG
- a CDS encoding 1,4-dihydroxy-2-naphthoyl-CoA synthase, producing MNEPKWIKAKDYEDITYAKCNGIARIAFNRPNVRNAFRPKTTSELYDAFYDANEDVNIGVVLLSAEGPSTKDGVYSFCSGGDQKARGHQGYVGEDGYHRLNILEVQRLIRFMPKAVIAVVPGWAVGGGHSLHVVCDLTLASKEHAIFKQTDADVTSFDGGYGSAYLAKMVGQKKAREIFFLGRNYSAQEAFEMGMVNAVIPHDELESTAYEWAQEILAKSPTSIKMLKFAMNLTDDGMVGQQVFAGEATRLAYMTDEAKEGRNAFLEKRKPNFDKKWIP from the coding sequence ATGAATGAACCAAAGTGGATCAAAGCTAAAGATTACGAAGATATTACCTATGCAAAATGCAATGGTATTGCGAGAATTGCGTTTAACAGACCAAATGTTAGAAATGCATTTCGTCCCAAAACCACCAGTGAATTGTACGATGCCTTTTACGACGCCAATGAAGATGTAAATATTGGTGTGGTGTTGTTGTCGGCTGAGGGTCCTTCAACTAAAGATGGTGTGTACTCGTTTTGTAGCGGGGGCGATCAAAAGGCTAGAGGGCATCAAGGGTATGTAGGTGAAGATGGCTATCACCGCTTGAATATATTAGAGGTACAGCGCCTAATCCGTTTTATGCCCAAGGCCGTTATTGCCGTGGTTCCGGGATGGGCTGTGGGTGGCGGCCACAGTTTGCACGTGGTATGCGATTTAACTTTGGCCAGTAAAGAGCACGCTATTTTTAAACAAACCGATGCCGATGTTACCAGTTTTGATGGTGGCTATGGTTCGGCTTACTTGGCTAAAATGGTAGGCCAGAAAAAAGCACGTGAGATATTTTTCCTTGGAAGAAATTATTCGGCGCAAGAAGCTTTTGAAATGGGAATGGTAAATGCTGTGATTCCGCATGACGAATTAGAAAGTACTGCTTACGAATGGGCTCAGGAAATTTTAGCTAAATCTCCAACCTCTATAAAAATGCTCAAATTTGCGATGAATTTAACAGACGATGGTATGGTAGGCCAGCAGGTGTTTGCTGGTGAGGCTACACGATTGGCCTACATGACCGATGAAGCCAAAGAAGGGCGGAATGCGTTTCTTGAAAAAAGAAAGCCTAACTTCGATAAAAAATGGATTCCATAA
- the menA gene encoding 1,4-dihydroxy-2-naphthoate octaprenyltransferase: MDSIMEKVSIWLSAMRLRTLPLSVSGIILASCLAHYNGVFQWSIFILAILTTLSLQILSNLANDYGDGVKGTDNNDRIGPERALQSGKITSEKLFNAIKINVLVCVGLAVLLIFTAFGVKYLWHALLFFLLGVGAVVAAMRYTMGTKAYGYRGLGDVFVFVFFGLVSVIGCYVLYAKKIDHVVFLPAITVGLLSVGVLNLNNMRDRLSDKKSNKITLAVKLGEKYVKIYHNVLVLSAILTSALFGILYYTSPFNLIFVVAYVPLLLHLKQVNSNTDPKLLDPELKKLALTTVLLAILMGVGHLL, from the coding sequence ATGGATTCCATAATGGAGAAGGTTTCTATTTGGCTTTCAGCCATGCGGCTTAGAACATTGCCGCTCTCCGTTTCTGGTATTATTTTAGCTTCCTGTCTGGCACATTATAATGGTGTTTTTCAATGGAGCATTTTTATATTGGCAATATTAACGACACTAAGCCTTCAAATCCTTTCCAATTTGGCAAACGATTATGGCGATGGCGTAAAAGGCACGGATAATAATGATAGGATTGGACCCGAACGTGCTTTGCAATCCGGAAAAATTACTTCAGAAAAACTATTCAATGCGATAAAAATCAATGTATTGGTGTGTGTTGGTTTGGCTGTTTTGCTCATTTTTACAGCATTTGGGGTAAAGTATTTATGGCACGCCTTGCTGTTCTTTTTATTAGGGGTAGGTGCGGTGGTTGCGGCTATGCGCTACACCATGGGCACAAAAGCCTATGGCTACCGGGGTCTGGGAGATGTTTTTGTGTTTGTCTTTTTCGGTTTGGTAAGTGTTATTGGTTGCTACGTACTTTATGCCAAAAAAATTGACCATGTTGTTTTTCTACCGGCCATAACCGTGGGACTTTTAAGTGTAGGGGTGTTGAACTTAAACAACATGCGCGATAGGCTATCTGATAAAAAGTCGAACAAAATTACTTTGGCTGTCAAGTTGGGTGAAAAATATGTAAAGATTTATCATAATGTATTGGTTTTATCCGCCATTTTGACTTCGGCCTTATTCGGTATTTTATATTATACATCGCCTTTCAATTTAATATTTGTGGTGGCTTATGTACCGTTATTACTTCATTTAAAACAGGTTAACAGTAATACCGATCCCAAGCTTTTAGACCCCGAATTAAAAAAGTTGGCATTAACCACAGTTTTATTGGCAATATTAATGGGAGTGGGGCATTTGTTATAG
- a CDS encoding metal-dependent hydrolase gives MKITFYGHASLGIQIDDVNVLVDPFISPNEKASHIDIDTLEADYILVTHAHQDHIADVEAIAKRTKAVVVSNFEIVGYFEKLGIEGHPMNHGGKWDFEFGTVKYVNAIHTSSFPDGSYGGQPGGFVLEGEHKNIYIAGDTALTFDMKLIPMQTQLDLAILPIGDNFTMGVDDAILASDFVECNKVMGYHYDTFGYIEIDHEDAKRKFFEKDKDLMLLEIGEHIEL, from the coding sequence ATGAAAATTACATTTTACGGACATGCTTCGTTAGGTATTCAAATTGATGATGTTAACGTACTAGTCGATCCATTTATATCGCCAAACGAAAAGGCTTCGCATATTGATATTGACACTCTAGAGGCCGATTATATTTTAGTCACCCATGCCCACCAAGACCACATTGCCGATGTTGAGGCCATAGCCAAACGCACGAAAGCGGTAGTGGTTTCAAATTTTGAAATTGTTGGATATTTTGAAAAATTAGGTATTGAAGGTCACCCCATGAACCATGGCGGAAAATGGGATTTTGAATTCGGAACCGTGAAGTACGTTAATGCGATACACACTTCTTCATTTCCTGATGGCAGCTATGGCGGACAACCTGGCGGTTTCGTTTTGGAAGGAGAACACAAAAACATTTATATCGCAGGCGATACGGCACTGACTTTCGATATGAAATTAATCCCCATGCAAACCCAGCTCGATTTGGCCATTTTGCCCATTGGCGATAATTTTACCATGGGCGTTGATGATGCCATTCTAGCGAGCGATTTTGTAGAATGTAACAAAGTTATGGGCTATCACTACGATACCTTTGGGTATATTGAAATTGACCACGAAGATGCTAAAAGGAAGTTTTTCGAGAAGGACAAAGATTTAATGCTTCTTGAAATTGGAGAACATATAGAATTGTAA
- a CDS encoding o-succinylbenzoate synthase, which produces MLNASYKPHTLNFKTPGGTSRGVLKTKDTYFLIINSDEKQGIGECALFKGLSADDVPNYEGKLNWVCENINLGLETLLASLSEFPSIQFGLETAFKSLESQDAFELFPSNFTDDEGAIPINGLIWMGSESFMKQQMKEKIEAGFSCIKMKIGAIDFETELGLLKSIRKEFSSKDIELRVDANGAFSPENALEKLKQLSEFDLHSIEQPIRQGQFEFMTALCETTPLPIALDEELIGVFSESEKQKLLQVINPQYIILKPSLVGGFRGSDTWIELAKKQNIGWWITSALESNIGLNAIAQYTYTKHSKMPQGLGTGGLFTNNFESPLEVKKGTLQYAKNKHWNLKFLKEQLCI; this is translated from the coding sequence ATGCTGAACGCCTCATATAAACCCCATACCTTAAACTTTAAAACACCCGGAGGCACTTCTCGCGGGGTGTTAAAAACGAAAGACACTTATTTTTTAATTATAAACTCTGATGAAAAACAGGGGATTGGCGAATGTGCTTTGTTTAAAGGGCTTTCGGCCGATGATGTGCCTAATTATGAGGGGAAACTAAATTGGGTTTGTGAAAACATCAATTTAGGACTGGAGACACTTTTGGCTTCTTTATCTGAATTTCCAAGTATTCAATTCGGATTGGAAACGGCATTCAAGTCTTTGGAAAGTCAGGACGCTTTTGAATTATTTCCTTCTAATTTTACGGATGACGAGGGTGCTATCCCTATCAACGGATTAATTTGGATGGGCAGCGAATCCTTTATGAAGCAACAAATGAAGGAAAAGATTGAAGCAGGCTTCAGCTGCATAAAAATGAAAATTGGCGCCATCGATTTTGAAACGGAATTGGGTTTACTGAAATCAATCCGCAAAGAATTCAGCTCAAAAGACATCGAACTTCGTGTAGACGCCAACGGAGCTTTTTCCCCTGAAAATGCTTTGGAAAAATTAAAACAGCTTTCAGAATTCGATTTGCATTCCATAGAGCAACCTATAAGGCAAGGCCAGTTTGAATTTATGACGGCATTGTGCGAAACCACCCCATTGCCCATTGCGCTCGATGAAGAACTTATCGGTGTTTTTTCAGAATCGGAAAAACAGAAACTACTACAAGTTATAAATCCACAGTATATCATTTTAAAACCCAGTTTGGTTGGTGGTTTCCGTGGAAGCGATACTTGGATAGAGTTAGCCAAAAAACAAAACATAGGTTGGTGGATTACCAGTGCTCTGGAAAGCAATATAGGGTTGAATGCCATTGCACAATACACTTACACAAAGCACAGCAAAATGCCACAAGGTTTGGGCACGGGCGGATTGTTTACCAATAATTTTGAAAGTCCGTTGGAAGTTAAAAAAGGCACTTTGCAGTACGCCAAAAACAAACACTGGAATTTAAAATTTTTAAAAGAACAACTATGTATATAG
- a CDS encoding CPBP family intramembrane glutamic endopeptidase, with the protein MYIEQAFKGLYDWWRYVLGVFIIFAAWQFIGMVPLGIAIVVKLFGTNMEQIPTDIPQMIELLGSNLFLFLMLISFAFGLLGVFVSAKTLHKQSIKMLTTVRDNIDWKRFWFIFFLWGMLSSGLVLLDYVLAPEDYQLNFQLKPFLILAVIAILLIPLQTSFEEYFFRGYLMQGLGVVFKNKWVPLLITSIGFGLMHIANPEVEKLGYIIMVYYIGTGLFLGIITLMDEGLELALGFHAANNLFTALLVTADWTAFQTHSILKDLSDPSKMAMAEIFVPVLIVFPILIFILSKRYKWNNWKEKLIGTIVEPPKEDYKILE; encoded by the coding sequence ATGTATATAGAGCAGGCATTCAAAGGGTTGTACGATTGGTGGCGCTACGTTTTGGGCGTGTTTATAATTTTTGCGGCGTGGCAATTTATTGGTATGGTGCCCTTGGGAATAGCCATTGTTGTGAAATTGTTCGGAACAAACATGGAGCAAATCCCAACCGATATTCCGCAAATGATTGAGCTTCTGGGAAGCAATCTGTTCTTGTTCTTAATGCTTATTTCGTTTGCATTTGGCCTATTGGGCGTATTTGTTTCGGCGAAGACGTTGCATAAGCAATCCATAAAAATGCTCACCACGGTTAGAGATAACATAGATTGGAAACGCTTTTGGTTCATTTTTTTCCTATGGGGGATGCTTTCGAGTGGCTTGGTGCTGTTAGACTACGTTTTAGCACCAGAGGATTACCAACTTAATTTTCAGTTGAAACCGTTTTTAATTTTGGCCGTAATAGCCATTTTGCTTATTCCGTTGCAAACTAGTTTCGAAGAATATTTTTTTAGAGGCTATCTAATGCAGGGGCTTGGTGTTGTTTTTAAGAATAAATGGGTACCCTTGCTAATAACCTCAATAGGCTTCGGTTTAATGCATATTGCCAATCCTGAGGTAGAAAAGCTGGGTTACATTATTATGGTTTATTACATCGGTACCGGATTGTTTTTAGGGATTATTACTTTGATGGATGAAGGTTTGGAACTAGCCTTGGGCTTTCATGCAGCAAATAATTTGTTTACCGCGCTGTTGGTAACAGCCGATTGGACGGCGTTTCAAACACATTCTATTTTAAAAGATTTGTCCGATCCTTCCAAAATGGCCATGGCCGAAATTTTTGTGCCCGTATTAATCGTTTTTCCCATTTTGATATTCATTCTTTCAAAACGATATAAATGGAATAATTGGAAAGAAAAGTTAATAGGAACTATTGTTGAACCGCCCAAAGAGGACTATAAAATTTTAGAATAA
- a CDS encoding AMP-binding protein, translated as MIPHYTNVHLKFKLDGLSYKYDELMEVAYSYVKEGLPYQQDLGNFLLDWLDQHDHVVVKTSGSTGKPKQIKIKKQAMVNSAIATGDFFNLQPGDKVLNCLPSNFIAGKMMIVRAIMLGLELDMTEPAALPLIDYEKDYDFCAFTPMQLKNFAKYLKSIRVAIVGGGMVSKPIIEMIKDKKPLVYETYGMTETVSHIAVKKLNNFKDGESLETSYFNTLPDITVSTDDRSCLVIEAPHLSEEKIVTNDIVKIHSNTCFEWLGRYDNVINSGGIKLFPEQIERKLQSKIPGEFFIASKPDDTLGEKLVLVLEAKENNLDPAIFDVLDKYEKPKEVLTVPKFQQTSSGKIHREKTLELLNL; from the coding sequence ATGATACCACATTACACCAACGTACATTTAAAATTCAAACTGGATGGCCTAAGTTACAAGTACGACGAACTTATGGAAGTGGCCTATAGTTATGTGAAAGAGGGTTTGCCCTATCAGCAAGATTTAGGGAATTTTTTGTTGGATTGGCTCGATCAGCACGACCATGTTGTAGTAAAAACATCGGGTTCTACCGGAAAGCCTAAGCAGATAAAAATAAAGAAACAGGCTATGGTCAATTCGGCGATTGCAACGGGCGATTTTTTTAATCTACAGCCGGGCGATAAGGTGTTGAACTGTTTACCGTCTAACTTTATTGCTGGTAAAATGATGATTGTTCGGGCCATTATGTTGGGCTTGGAGCTCGATATGACCGAGCCAGCGGCTTTACCTTTGATTGACTACGAAAAAGATTATGATTTTTGTGCCTTTACACCAATGCAGTTAAAAAACTTTGCCAAGTATTTGAAAAGTATACGAGTTGCTATTGTTGGTGGTGGTATGGTATCAAAGCCAATCATTGAAATGATAAAGGATAAGAAGCCATTGGTTTATGAAACTTACGGAATGACCGAAACCGTGTCGCATATCGCCGTAAAAAAACTGAATAATTTCAAAGATGGTGAATCGCTTGAAACCTCATACTTCAACACTTTGCCCGATATTACCGTTTCAACCGACGATAGAAGCTGTTTAGTAATCGAGGCACCACATCTTTCCGAAGAAAAAATTGTTACTAACGATATTGTAAAAATTCATTCCAACACCTGCTTTGAATGGCTTGGTAGGTATGATAATGTTATTAATTCAGGTGGTATAAAATTGTTTCCAGAGCAAATTGAAAGGAAGTTGCAAAGCAAGATACCGGGCGAGTTTTTTATAGCTTCAAAACCAGACGACACATTGGGTGAAAAACTGGTCTTGGTTTTAGAGGCCAAAGAAAATAATCTAGACCCCGCTATTTTTGATGTGTTGGATAAATACGAAAAGCCAAAAGAGGTGCTTACCGTGCCCAAGTTTCAACAAACGTCGTCAGGGAAAATCCATCGGGAAAAAACACTGGAACTGTTAAATTTATAG